The Zingiber officinale cultivar Zhangliang chromosome 9A, Zo_v1.1, whole genome shotgun sequence genome window below encodes:
- the LOC122021659 gene encoding CASP-like protein 4A1, with product MTTEPIRSPLRQEDDPAFPPPPPPPPPHNTPIRTPPPMEPAVVASRHDLSTLAAKVEANVAPPHDWYPWNGQREAAPHDSGSRSRVVTGIVSRGRLEKVIHRAAVAARLSAAVLCLVSFSVLSSDRDKGWALDSYHRYKQYRYCVSVNVIGFVYSGFQLYSQVHNKVMAKHIIRRPLGDYFDFAMDQILAYLLISSSSSATARTDDWVSNWGSDAFPNIATGSVAISFLAFLVFALSALISAHKLFSRNL from the exons ATGACGACGGAACCCATCCGATCGCCGCTCCGCCAGGAGGACGACCCCGCCTTCCCTCCGCCGCCTCCGCCGCCTCCGCCTCACAACACTCCGATACGAACTCCCCCACCTATGGAGCCTGCCGTGGTGGCTAGCCGGCATGATCTCTCGACGCTCGCGGCGAAAGTGGAGGCCAACGTTGCTCCTCCTCATGACTGGTACCCGTGGAACGGTCAGAGGGAGGCGGCTCCGCACGATTCAGGCTCCAGGTCGCGTGTAGTCACGGGTATCGTCAGCCGGGGCCGCCTCGAGAAGGTCATCCATCGTGCGGCGGTGGCCGCGCGACTTTCAGCGGCGGTTTTATGCCTCGTATCCTTTTCCGTTCTCTCCTCTGACAGAGACAAGGGATGGGCCCTCGACTCCTATCACCGCTACAAGCAATACCG TTATTGCGTGTCGGTGAACGTGATTGGATTCGTCTACTCTGGTTTCCAGTTGTATTCGCAAGTCCACAACAAGGTTATGGCGAAACACATCATACGCCGTCCTCTGGGTGACTACTTCGACTTCGCCATGGATCAG ATACTGGCATATCTTTTGATTTCCTCATCATCCTCGGCTACTGCTCGAACTGATGACTGGGTGTCCAACTGGGGAAGTGATGCATTTCCTAATATTGCTACTGGTTCTGTCGCCATATCATTCCTGGCTTTCCTTGTGTTTGCTCTCAGCGCCCTAATTTCTGCCCATAAACTCTTTAGCCGGAACCTCTGA